The following proteins are co-located in the Armatimonadota bacterium genome:
- a CDS encoding carbohydrate ABC transporter permease, with amino-acid sequence MPLVGKVGRKRARARIAMGVIYTILILGALTTIYPFLLMVTTGFTGPTDQNENKLIPAFWSDAQKVEDKFFDDKYAGNASYLAMVKARPEDGKQLAEYEKFLTELDPMQWHAGFRTAPNQVTSKLSLKYQSWLRDKFSSIDKLNVAYIEENIAFQTVQPPIEQLDKKGWKPRVGQKWADWLEFKKSLGPEFRIPMLRSRMVQEYIRAKYQNQIGQVPPEIAGPAKTFEELRIDPQSEIFKEFEAKALPDGLKDGGPEARWDAKFGTVMPVRSFDQQFVVAHSSEIKSEFTSRNYRYVLDYMLINGRAIANTALFCCLVILTHLIVNPLAAYALSRYPLPSSGKILIFLLATMAFPAEVAMIPSFLLLKDLHLLNTFAALVLPGAASGYMIFLLKGFFDSLPQELYESGQLDGAKEWTMLRKIALPLSKPVLGYLALLSFMGAYGAFMYAFLVCQDRSMWTIMVFIYQLQNTAPKAVMMAAVTIAAIPTLIVFLLCQRVIMRGIVLPGER; translated from the coding sequence ATGCCACTAGTAGGAAAGGTCGGCCGAAAACGAGCTCGGGCTCGAATCGCGATGGGAGTGATTTACACCATCTTGATTTTGGGCGCCTTGACGACGATCTACCCTTTCCTTCTCATGGTCACCACCGGATTCACCGGCCCCACTGACCAAAACGAGAACAAGCTCATTCCAGCGTTTTGGAGCGATGCACAGAAAGTTGAAGACAAGTTCTTCGACGACAAATATGCTGGTAACGCAAGTTATTTGGCGATGGTAAAAGCTAGGCCAGAAGACGGAAAGCAACTCGCCGAATACGAGAAATTCCTAACAGAGTTGGATCCGATGCAGTGGCACGCAGGATTTCGAACCGCGCCGAACCAGGTGACCTCAAAACTATCCCTGAAATATCAATCTTGGTTGCGCGATAAATTTTCTTCAATTGACAAGCTCAACGTCGCCTACATCGAAGAGAACATCGCGTTTCAAACTGTCCAGCCGCCAATAGAACAGCTCGACAAGAAAGGGTGGAAACCGCGCGTGGGGCAAAAATGGGCTGACTGGTTGGAATTCAAGAAGTCGCTCGGTCCCGAATTCCGAATCCCAATGCTCCGGTCCAGAATGGTCCAGGAGTACATTCGGGCCAAGTACCAGAACCAGATTGGACAAGTTCCGCCCGAAATCGCGGGTCCTGCCAAGACCTTTGAGGAACTGCGAATTGATCCCCAATCGGAAATTTTCAAAGAATTCGAGGCGAAGGCACTGCCAGATGGCCTGAAAGACGGTGGTCCGGAAGCTAGATGGGATGCCAAATTTGGAACGGTCATGCCGGTCCGGTCTTTCGATCAGCAATTCGTCGTCGCCCACAGTAGCGAGATCAAATCAGAATTCACCTCACGTAACTATCGCTACGTTCTGGACTACATGCTTATCAACGGGCGTGCGATCGCGAACACAGCGCTATTTTGTTGCCTTGTCATCCTCACCCACCTCATCGTAAACCCTTTAGCGGCGTACGCGCTGAGCCGGTACCCGCTCCCCTCTTCTGGGAAGATTCTCATTTTCTTGCTCGCGACAATGGCCTTTCCAGCAGAAGTGGCGATGATCCCCTCGTTCCTTTTGCTAAAGGACCTGCATTTGCTGAATACCTTTGCCGCGTTAGTTCTGCCCGGAGCGGCAAGCGGCTATATGATTTTCTTGCTCAAAGGGTTCTTTGACAGCTTGCCGCAGGAACTCTATGAGAGCGGTCAGCTTGATGGCGCTAAGGAGTGGACAATGCTGCGCAAGATCGCCTTGCCGTTGAGCAAGCCCGTATTGGGCTACCTCGCGTTGCTCAGCTTCATGGGTGCTTACGGTGCCTTCATGTATGCGTTTTTGGTCTGCCAAGACCGTTCGATGTGGACGATCATGGTGTTCATTTATCAACTCCAGAACACTGCACCAAAGGCCGTGATGATGGCCGCGGTCACCATCGCCGCTATTCCAACTTTGATCGTGTTCTTGCTTTGCCAGCGCGTGATCATGCGTGGCATCGTTTTGCCGGGTGAACGCTGA
- a CDS encoding thymidine phosphorylase: MNIVRLIEKKRDGGEHTREEIQFIVEAAAAYETRPDYEGSPNGVSKAQLAAWLMAVVWRGMTLDETALLTQAMAESGDQLNLDGLPKPWADKHSTGGVGDKTTLVVLPMMAACGLTSVKMSGRGLGKTGGTIDKLESIPGFRTNLSLEEMKSQAAKIGIALTGQSGQLTPADKTLYALRDVTGTVASIPLIASSVISKKIAGGAEVISIDLKCGSGAFMADIESARNLGQTMIEIGKRLGRKVGVEITDMDQPLGRAAGNLNEVQEAIWTLSNDGPKRFTELCIELCAGALLAAGKANNPDDAREKSEQSLISGRALALCAEWFKTQGSTLSLEEICALPLAAHEVNVCAPRAGWISRISADAVGQAVVDLGGGRHGLDDQINHLVGISTLNEIGEEVECGQPIFEIRAATEESAQSAELALSAAIEISDNPVERRPVVIEKLS; this comes from the coding sequence ATGAACATTGTTAGGCTCATCGAGAAGAAGCGTGACGGTGGAGAGCACACCAGAGAAGAGATTCAATTTATCGTCGAAGCGGCCGCCGCTTATGAAACGCGCCCAGACTATGAAGGATCGCCGAATGGTGTCAGCAAAGCTCAACTCGCGGCATGGCTGATGGCCGTAGTTTGGCGTGGAATGACTCTCGACGAGACCGCGCTGCTCACCCAAGCGATGGCAGAGTCGGGCGATCAGCTCAATCTCGATGGGCTTCCAAAACCGTGGGCCGATAAGCACAGCACTGGCGGAGTCGGTGACAAAACCACTTTGGTGGTGCTCCCAATGATGGCCGCGTGCGGTTTGACCTCCGTGAAAATGAGTGGTCGCGGACTTGGCAAAACCGGTGGAACCATCGACAAACTCGAGTCGATCCCAGGTTTTAGAACCAACTTGTCGCTTGAGGAAATGAAGTCACAGGCTGCAAAAATCGGGATTGCTTTGACGGGCCAGAGCGGGCAATTGACTCCTGCCGATAAAACCCTGTATGCATTGCGCGATGTGACGGGGACCGTTGCCAGCATCCCGCTCATCGCGAGTAGTGTCATCAGCAAGAAAATCGCTGGCGGGGCGGAAGTGATCTCAATCGACCTCAAATGCGGTTCTGGAGCCTTCATGGCGGACATCGAATCGGCCAGAAACTTAGGGCAGACGATGATCGAAATCGGGAAGCGGCTCGGACGAAAAGTGGGGGTCGAAATCACCGATATGGACCAGCCATTGGGGCGCGCCGCCGGAAATTTGAATGAAGTTCAGGAAGCAATTTGGACGCTTTCGAACGACGGGCCGAAGCGGTTTACAGAGCTTTGTATCGAACTTTGCGCGGGCGCGCTGCTCGCCGCTGGAAAAGCAAACAACCCTGATGACGCTCGGGAGAAATCGGAACAATCGCTGATCAGCGGCCGAGCTCTTGCCTTGTGTGCAGAGTGGTTCAAAACTCAAGGGTCGACGCTTTCTCTAGAGGAGATTTGTGCCCTGCCGCTAGCGGCGCATGAGGTCAATGTTTGCGCGCCAAGAGCAGGTTGGATTTCGCGAATTTCAGCGGATGCTGTCGGTCAGGCAGTGGTAGATCTCGGAGGAGGACGCCATGGTCTCGACGACCAAATTAACCATTTGGTTGGAATCAGCACCCTCAATGAGATCGGTGAGGAAGTAGAGTGTGGTCAGCCGATCTTTGAGATTCGTGCCGCGACTGAAGAAAGTGCTCAATCCGCCGAATTGGCACTATCCGCCGCGATCGAAATCTCCGATAATCCGGTTGAACGTCGCCCGGTTGTGATCGAAAAGCTGAGTTAA
- a CDS encoding DegT/DnrJ/EryC1/StrS family aminotransferase has product MRVPFLDIKRQYIDLQDKIDADLKEILSTGAYVLGKHNKGLEEEVAKYHGAKHAIAVNSGTDALRIMMDAAGIGPGDEVITVSFTFVATIEAIIQTGATPVFVDIRAEDQMIDPTKIEAAITSRTKAIVPVHLWGQLADMAAINAVAEKHGILVLEDAAQAIGSHCNGKYAGRYGHSAGISFYVTKNLGAAGDGGMIITDHDGVAETCRSMRVHGMGRERYYYDHIGYTSRMAELQAAILRHKLTQLESWNTARQAVAAKLIAGLQGSGVEVPVTLNGNNHTWHQFTIRSSRRDELQAYLKEREIDSMIYYPVPLHYHKPYQHLAAKGSLPITEQTSNEVLSLPVHQYLTDEEINHVVSSVREFSAVTA; this is encoded by the coding sequence ATGCGAGTTCCATTCTTAGACATTAAGCGCCAGTACATTGACCTTCAAGACAAGATCGATGCCGACCTCAAAGAAATTTTGTCGACCGGCGCGTACGTACTGGGCAAGCACAACAAAGGGCTGGAAGAAGAGGTCGCCAAGTATCACGGAGCGAAGCATGCGATTGCCGTGAACAGCGGTACGGATGCCCTGCGGATCATGATGGACGCTGCCGGAATCGGTCCTGGTGATGAGGTCATAACTGTTTCCTTCACGTTCGTCGCAACGATTGAGGCGATCATCCAGACCGGCGCAACTCCTGTTTTCGTCGACATCCGCGCTGAAGATCAGATGATCGACCCTACAAAGATTGAAGCGGCGATCACTTCGCGAACTAAGGCGATCGTGCCGGTGCACCTTTGGGGTCAGCTGGCTGATATGGCAGCCATCAATGCGGTGGCCGAGAAGCACGGAATTTTGGTGCTCGAAGATGCCGCTCAAGCCATTGGAAGCCACTGCAACGGCAAGTACGCCGGACGATACGGGCACTCTGCCGGAATCAGTTTCTATGTCACCAAGAATCTCGGCGCGGCTGGTGATGGCGGAATGATTATCACTGATCACGACGGTGTCGCGGAAACTTGCCGGTCGATGCGTGTGCATGGAATGGGCCGCGAACGATATTACTACGATCACATTGGCTACACGAGCCGAATGGCAGAGCTTCAAGCAGCGATCCTCCGGCATAAGTTGACCCAGCTCGAAAGTTGGAATACAGCACGTCAAGCCGTTGCCGCTAAGCTCATTGCGGGGCTGCAAGGTTCGGGTGTTGAGGTGCCGGTCACTCTCAATGGCAACAACCACACCTGGCACCAGTTCACCATTCGATCTAGTCGGCGGGACGAGTTGCAAGCCTATCTAAAGGAACGGGAAATCGACTCCATGATTTATTATCCGGTGCCGCTGCACTATCACAAGCCGTACCAGCACCTCGCCGCGAAGGGCAGCCTTCCGATCACGGAGCAGACAAGCAACGAGGTTTTGAGCTTGCCAGTGCATCAATATCTGACAGATGAAGAGATTAACCATGTGGTGAGTTCGGTTCGAGAATTCTCCGCTGTCACAGCCTAA